In a genomic window of Pedobacter sp. KBS0701:
- a CDS encoding Gldg family protein, with protein sequence MKKIIQIARLELSLLFYSPIAWLLLIILFVQVSLSFTGAMPNLERAKSIPFLTSILFTDDQKIGVIARILDSLYLYIPLITMGIISREISSGSIKLLYSSPVKLSYVVYGKFAAMLIYNLIIIGVLSLFVLGVAFMIPHFDYPHILVALLATYLLINAYAAIGIFVSALTSYQAVAAISTFVVLAFMNYIGTVGQDMDFIRDLTFSLSMPSRAERIMSGLLNTRDVIYYLAITAMFLAFTITKLEMERVLKSTLQQIARYALIVVICLSVTYITSRQPMIGYYDATATKVNTLTKTSQELLKRMGDEPIEMTEYVNGIEDSYNRATPSERIADIARWEPYLRFKPNINLKWVYYYDSVPGLTKNLIEYKSTFNKYVVFMSGVNQLDLSNFLSPKEIHKQINLYDEGSRTVMQLKYKGKATFLRTFPFEQNMWPKEAETGAALKRLMMTPPKIIFATDGYQRSMDKLGDRDYKKLLNEKTTRGSLINHGFDLDSVSIEKGEIPKNISALVIADPKVAFSANALSKLRKYIAEGGNLMVAGEPGKQNVVNPLLEVLGVKMLNGTLLQRSRDYSYGLVTPLVSAGAVAMSPFLQPFYAYQSVVSMPDAAALDYDPKGTFDVHPILMTDPKTSWLKKGKFTLDSVALTVEPRNGDQQGAFPTALMLTRKQNNKDQRILVSGDADFFSNMELARANMRTANSSLAVNIFSWFAYGEFPIDVTRPEPKDNTIKLSKTRVKVIQVVYYGLIPGLMFLTGAILLIRRKRK encoded by the coding sequence ATGAAGAAAATTATACAAATAGCCAGGCTGGAGCTTAGCCTGCTATTTTATTCACCAATTGCCTGGCTGCTACTAATCATCCTGTTTGTACAGGTCAGTTTGAGTTTTACAGGTGCTATGCCCAATTTGGAACGCGCTAAAAGTATACCTTTTTTAACAAGCATATTGTTTACTGATGATCAAAAAATTGGTGTCATTGCCCGTATTCTCGATAGCTTATATTTGTATATCCCATTGATTACCATGGGAATTATCAGTAGGGAAATCAGCAGCGGAAGCATCAAGTTGCTCTATTCTTCTCCGGTCAAACTCAGTTATGTAGTCTATGGTAAATTTGCCGCCATGTTAATCTACAATCTGATCATCATCGGTGTTTTATCCCTCTTTGTTCTTGGTGTAGCTTTCATGATTCCACACTTTGATTATCCCCATATTCTGGTGGCATTATTGGCGACCTATCTGCTGATTAATGCCTATGCGGCGATTGGGATTTTTGTGTCCGCTTTAACCTCCTACCAGGCGGTGGCCGCCATCAGTACTTTCGTAGTGCTCGCGTTTATGAACTATATCGGTACAGTTGGTCAGGATATGGATTTTATACGCGACCTGACTTTTAGTTTGTCTATGCCGAGCCGTGCAGAACGGATTATGTCTGGCCTGTTAAATACCCGCGATGTTATTTATTATCTGGCCATTACTGCGATGTTTCTGGCTTTTACCATCACCAAATTGGAAATGGAAAGGGTTTTAAAATCCACTTTACAGCAGATAGCACGTTATGCGCTGATTGTGGTGATTTGTTTAAGTGTAACTTATATCACATCCCGGCAACCAATGATTGGTTACTATGATGCAACCGCTACTAAAGTGAATACGCTGACTAAAACCAGTCAGGAACTCCTGAAACGAATGGGCGATGAACCCATTGAAATGACCGAATATGTTAATGGAATAGAAGATTCTTACAACAGGGCAACACCCAGCGAGCGTATTGCAGACATCGCCCGCTGGGAACCATATTTAAGGTTTAAACCCAATATCAATCTGAAATGGGTTTATTATTACGACAGTGTTCCTGGCCTAACTAAAAACTTAATTGAATATAAAAGCACCTTTAATAAGTATGTGGTGTTCATGTCGGGGGTTAACCAATTGGACCTTAGTAATTTTCTGAGTCCTAAGGAAATTCACAAGCAAATCAACCTGTATGACGAAGGTTCACGCACGGTGATGCAGTTGAAATATAAAGGCAAGGCAACCTTTTTACGTACCTTTCCTTTTGAACAAAATATGTGGCCTAAAGAAGCGGAGACCGGAGCGGCTTTAAAACGATTGATGATGACACCTCCAAAAATCATTTTTGCTACGGACGGTTATCAGCGGAGCATGGACAAACTTGGGGACCGTGATTATAAAAAGCTGCTCAACGAGAAAACGACCAGGGGTTCACTGATCAATCATGGTTTTGATCTGGACAGCGTTTCTATAGAAAAGGGAGAAATCCCCAAAAACATATCAGCCCTGGTAATTGCCGATCCAAAGGTTGCTTTCAGCGCAAATGCACTAAGCAAACTTCGTAAGTATATTGCTGAAGGCGGTAACCTGATGGTTGCCGGAGAACCGGGTAAGCAAAATGTGGTTAATCCTTTGCTGGAAGTATTAGGCGTAAAAATGCTTAACGGGACCTTACTTCAGCGTAGCCGGGATTATTCTTATGGCCTGGTTACTCCATTAGTATCCGCCGGGGCGGTTGCAATGTCACCTTTTTTACAACCTTTTTATGCTTACCAATCCGTTGTTTCCATGCCTGATGCAGCAGCTTTGGATTACGATCCCAAAGGTACTTTCGATGTTCATCCCATCTTAATGACAGATCCCAAAACAAGCTGGTTAAAAAAAGGTAAGTTTACGTTAGATTCTGTAGCGTTGACTGTAGAGCCGCGGAACGGGGATCAACAAGGGGCGTTTCCAACGGCATTGATGTTAACCCGGAAACAGAACAATAAAGATCAACGGATTCTGGTATCTGGCGATGCTGACTTTTTCAGTAATATGGAATTGGCCAGAGCAAATATGCGTACCGCCAATTCAAGCCTTGCAGTAAATATTTTTAGCTGGTTTGCCTACGGAGAATTTCCCATAGATGTAACACGCCCGGAACCTAAAGACAACACCATCAAACTCAGTAAAACACGTGTTAAAGTTATACAGGTTGTATATTACGGTCTGATACCGGGACTCATGTTTCTTACGGGGGCCATATTATTAATCCGTAGAAAGCGCAAATAA
- a CDS encoding Crp/Fnr family transcriptional regulator, producing MKDDFINSLAELLTDSDGKLLYDIKPLYAISRLITLEANEIYISKGDLGKRLAFIEKGVMRAYTHKENADEVTLFLRWEGQFIASHDTILHHRPSRFIYRALEPSILMEIDYDQLEGMLKLYPDLEPLRNFFLMRMLSETLQVMESFVLQSPEERYRELVTERAQLVNRVADKYIASMLGITPVSLSRIRKRMHQKGRS from the coding sequence ATGAAAGATGACTTTATCAATTCGCTGGCTGAATTATTAACAGATTCTGATGGGAAGCTGCTTTACGATATAAAACCTTTGTATGCTATATCAAGGCTGATCACCCTAGAGGCAAATGAAATATATATATCCAAAGGAGATTTGGGGAAGCGGCTGGCTTTTATTGAAAAAGGAGTGATGCGTGCCTATACCCACAAGGAAAATGCAGATGAGGTGACTTTGTTTCTTAGATGGGAAGGACAGTTTATTGCCTCACATGATACCATCCTTCATCACAGGCCTTCACGCTTTATCTATCGGGCACTTGAGCCATCGATATTAATGGAAATTGATTATGATCAATTAGAAGGTATGCTCAAATTATATCCCGATCTGGAGCCACTTAGAAATTTTTTCCTGATGCGCATGTTGTCCGAAACCTTGCAGGTCATGGAGTCTTTTGTTTTGCAATCTCCGGAGGAACGTTACCGGGAGCTGGTTACGGAGCGTGCTCAGCTGGTAAACCGGGTAGCAGATAAATACATCGCTTCCATGCTTGGCATCACACCCGTATCGCTAAGCCGCATCCGTAAACGCATGCATCAAAAGGGTAGAAGCTGA
- a CDS encoding pitrilysin family protein: protein MLVKNNFFRFLFIAALCIPLACKTQMVTQPLLVDPQVRTGKLANGFTYYIRKNKTPENRVTMYLAVKAGSILETDQQRGVAHFVEHMSFNGTKHFPKKELTNYLEKSGVRFGADINANTGFDETVYQLPLPSDNPELLANGLQIMRDWAQEANIGAADVERERHVILEEKRYRDGLAQRYQQKAIPFYTNGSRYGNRLPIGTEEVLLKVSPEEIRSFYKDWYRPDLQAILVVGDIDPDQMEKNIKAKFSDLKKPANEKVRTVYQSKLTGKGQYMQFLDPEMAGIAVEIMMKEYPDKLTTTTDFRTVLLKSLFGQLVNNRFRGLPLAGFSPLSGGLSSFSVAVTTKPAETEQALKSVWLELRKMQEQGFTIKELDRVKKSYLQKMTDALREKDKTASEVLIKSYLQHFLTGNIPQGIKEEYRLTTELLPDITLEEINGLPDTYLKSKDRDIIVKGSEHNKGFLPDAATVNRWIESVYTQSLPDAEEDVQDLPLLKVEPSPGKITSSEEIKAVGIQRLTLSNGMTILLKKTGFQNDQILFKGISAGGASLYADADYLSAINAAKLTAAAGAGNYDAQQLNKFLAGKKVQVSPFIVDEYQGFNGSTTPQDLQTSLELLHAYFTEPRKDVEAFTTLIERTREEMATTGNNRTKVFMDTVNLVLGNSHIRKRPQHADQLSQIKPDRTFEIYQERFADASGFTFLFVGNLDELTIRPLLEKYLGALPAKNLHETARDVGIHIPAGQISKTVYLGNEQKSTVFLTYSGDFDYNFQNTINMNAVADALNISLTQRLRDQQGGTYTPNVQINMSKYLKSRFSLIISFDCAPENVEKLISSAREEVKAMRTSGPSAENLQKFKAARRVGLQTGSTNNDFWLDYLASQVMNKEPLDQLYNYNAALNEVTIKTVQQAAVKYIREKNYVRLVLMPEKK, encoded by the coding sequence ATGTTAGTTAAAAATAATTTTTTCAGGTTTCTGTTTATAGCTGCGCTTTGCATTCCTTTGGCGTGCAAAACCCAAATGGTTACGCAGCCTTTGCTGGTCGATCCGCAAGTTAGAACAGGTAAACTGGCCAATGGATTTACATATTATATCCGTAAAAATAAAACGCCTGAAAACCGGGTAACCATGTACCTCGCTGTAAAGGCAGGATCCATCCTGGAGACTGATCAGCAGAGGGGAGTGGCACATTTTGTAGAGCACATGAGCTTTAACGGAACCAAACACTTTCCTAAAAAGGAATTGACCAATTACCTGGAGAAATCCGGTGTACGTTTTGGTGCAGACATTAACGCCAATACAGGCTTTGATGAAACGGTTTATCAGCTTCCCTTACCTTCCGACAACCCTGAATTGCTAGCCAATGGTTTACAGATTATGCGCGACTGGGCACAGGAAGCCAATATTGGTGCTGCAGATGTAGAACGTGAACGTCATGTAATTCTCGAAGAGAAACGCTATCGCGATGGACTTGCACAGCGCTACCAGCAAAAGGCTATCCCTTTTTATACCAACGGATCCCGTTATGGTAACCGTTTGCCAATCGGTACCGAAGAGGTATTACTAAAAGTCTCTCCTGAAGAGATCCGTAGTTTTTATAAAGATTGGTACCGTCCTGATTTGCAGGCTATTCTGGTGGTCGGAGACATCGACCCTGATCAGATGGAAAAAAATATTAAAGCAAAGTTTTCTGATTTGAAAAAACCTGCAAATGAGAAAGTAAGGACGGTTTACCAGTCTAAACTGACAGGCAAAGGCCAATATATGCAATTTCTTGACCCGGAAATGGCGGGTATAGCTGTGGAGATTATGATGAAAGAGTATCCTGATAAGCTTACTACAACTACCGACTTCCGGACCGTTCTTTTAAAAAGTCTATTTGGTCAGCTCGTAAACAACCGGTTTAGAGGACTGCCACTTGCAGGTTTTTCACCACTATCAGGTGGATTGAGTTCTTTTTCAGTGGCTGTAACCACTAAGCCAGCCGAAACTGAACAAGCATTAAAAAGCGTTTGGCTGGAACTACGGAAAATGCAGGAACAGGGCTTTACGATTAAAGAACTGGACAGGGTGAAAAAGAGCTATCTCCAAAAGATGACAGATGCGCTGCGGGAGAAAGATAAAACAGCATCAGAGGTGCTTATTAAATCTTACCTGCAGCATTTTCTGACGGGTAATATCCCACAGGGGATCAAAGAAGAATACCGGTTAACGACAGAATTGCTTCCTGACATTACCCTGGAAGAGATCAATGGTTTGCCGGATACCTACCTTAAGTCTAAAGACCGTGATATTATAGTGAAGGGGTCAGAACACAATAAAGGATTTTTACCCGATGCTGCTACTGTGAATCGCTGGATAGAAAGCGTTTATACGCAAAGTTTGCCTGATGCTGAAGAAGATGTACAAGATTTGCCTTTATTGAAGGTTGAGCCTTCTCCGGGAAAGATCACATCTAGTGAAGAAATTAAGGCTGTGGGTATTCAAAGGCTAACCCTGAGCAACGGAATGACTATTCTATTGAAAAAGACGGGATTTCAAAATGATCAGATTCTGTTTAAAGGTATTTCTGCTGGTGGGGCCAGTTTATATGCTGATGCAGATTACCTGAGCGCCATCAATGCGGCGAAGCTAACGGCAGCTGCAGGGGCAGGGAATTATGATGCGCAACAACTTAACAAGTTCCTTGCGGGCAAAAAAGTGCAAGTCAGCCCTTTTATTGTTGATGAATATCAGGGGTTTAACGGTAGTACGACCCCGCAGGATCTGCAAACCAGTTTAGAACTTCTTCATGCTTATTTTACCGAACCCCGAAAAGATGTAGAAGCTTTTACCACATTGATAGAAAGGACCAGGGAGGAGATGGCTACCACCGGAAATAATCGCACTAAAGTGTTTATGGATACGGTAAACCTGGTTTTAGGAAACTCCCATATCCGTAAAAGGCCACAGCATGCTGATCAGCTGAGCCAGATTAAACCAGACCGGACCTTTGAAATCTATCAGGAGCGTTTTGCTGATGCCTCCGGTTTCACTTTCCTTTTTGTCGGTAATCTTGATGAGTTGACTATCAGGCCATTGCTTGAAAAATACCTGGGCGCTTTACCAGCTAAAAACCTGCATGAAACTGCACGTGATGTTGGTATTCATATTCCGGCAGGTCAGATTTCTAAAACAGTGTACTTAGGCAATGAACAAAAATCAACTGTGTTTTTGACCTATTCAGGTGATTTTGATTATAATTTTCAGAATACCATTAACATGAATGCGGTGGCTGATGCCTTAAATATCAGCCTGACACAGCGGCTGAGGGATCAGCAGGGCGGAACTTATACGCCAAATGTGCAGATCAATATGTCTAAATATCTAAAAAGCAGGTTCAGCCTGATTATTAGTTTTGACTGTGCCCCGGAAAATGTAGAAAAACTAATTTCCTCCGCAAGAGAAGAGGTGAAAGCGATGAGGACTTCAGGGCCTTCAGCAGAAAACCTGCAAAAGTTTAAGGCTGCCCGAAGGGTTGGTTTGCAGACTGGCTCAACTAATAATGATTTCTGGCTGGATTACCTGGCCTCACAGGTCATGAATAAAGAGCCTTTAGATCAGCTCTATAATTACAATGCTGCCCTAAATGAGGTTACCATAAAAACGGTTCAGCAGGCGGCAGTAAAATATATTCGGGAAAAGAACTATGTGAGACTTGTGCTGATGCCGGAAAAAAAATAA
- a CDS encoding cytochrome b/b6 domain-containing protein — protein MIEKRFNLASRVIHWAIAFAIIFLLLTVFLRLGWMNKDAMGEILKETLQKKGIQLSKADAAAIGKEIRGPMWSYHILAGYVLIGLYLIRMGITFIQGIAFKNPFLKQTSPKDKFKSWLYIIFYALFATSLFTGFMVVNGPKEAKEIMEAIHVKSLYYMLSFIVLHIGGVLLADIGGEPGIVSKMIRGDFNINHQDIAQGPDPND, from the coding sequence ATGATAGAAAAAAGATTTAATCTGGCCAGCCGTGTAATACACTGGGCCATTGCCTTTGCCATAATTTTCCTACTTTTAACTGTTTTTTTAAGGCTTGGGTGGATGAACAAGGATGCTATGGGAGAGATATTGAAGGAGACGCTCCAGAAAAAAGGAATTCAGCTTTCAAAAGCTGATGCCGCTGCGATCGGGAAAGAAATCCGCGGGCCGATGTGGAGCTATCATATCCTTGCAGGATATGTTCTTATAGGCTTATATTTGATTCGGATGGGCATTACTTTTATTCAGGGAATTGCTTTCAAAAATCCTTTTTTAAAACAGACATCGCCCAAAGATAAGTTCAAGTCCTGGCTTTACATCATTTTTTATGCTCTTTTTGCTACTTCACTCTTTACCGGTTTTATGGTGGTAAATGGTCCGAAGGAAGCAAAGGAAATCATGGAGGCCATCCATGTAAAATCTCTTTATTATATGCTTTCCTTCATCGTTCTGCATATCGGTGGTGTTCTTCTTGCTGATATCGGCGGTGAGCCGGGCATAGTGTCAAAAATGATAAGAGGGGATTTTAATATTAATCATCAGGACATCGCTCAGGGACCTGATCCTAATGATTGA
- a CDS encoding ABC transporter ATP-binding protein encodes MEPIVRITGLSHRYSTSWAIRDINIEIPRIGILGLLGSNGAGKSTTMNILCGVLSPTMGEVTINGIDLRKEPERAKQEIGFLPQTPPLYMDLTVDEYLMHCAILRSVEHSKLKPALEEVKERCGLSHINKRLIKNLSGGYKQRVGIAQAIIHKPKLVVFDEPTNGLDPNQILEVRALIKDIATDRAVILSTHILTEVQYLCRDIVMIESGRIVFADTMEAFDNYIAPHSMLVVMENAPPAEAFQAIEGITRVEYLTEKQLRIYFNGDKGIAETLVLESARRNWRLRELNMEKNSLDETFAQLSRISN; translated from the coding sequence ATGGAACCAATTGTTCGTATTACCGGACTATCGCATCGCTATAGTACCAGCTGGGCTATCCGCGACATTAATATTGAAATCCCCAGGATCGGGATACTGGGTTTGCTGGGCTCTAACGGCGCCGGCAAATCTACAACGATGAACATTCTGTGCGGGGTATTGAGCCCAACAATGGGGGAGGTAACCATTAATGGGATCGACCTGAGAAAGGAGCCTGAACGTGCCAAACAGGAGATCGGCTTTTTACCGCAAACTCCGCCCTTATATATGGATCTTACGGTGGATGAATATTTGATGCATTGCGCCATCCTGCGTTCGGTAGAACACTCGAAGCTAAAACCGGCTTTGGAAGAGGTTAAAGAGCGTTGCGGATTGAGCCATATTAATAAACGCCTGATCAAAAATTTATCAGGAGGCTATAAGCAGCGTGTGGGAATTGCCCAGGCCATTATCCATAAACCCAAACTGGTCGTTTTTGATGAACCGACTAATGGTTTGGATCCTAACCAGATCCTGGAAGTACGTGCATTAATCAAAGATATTGCTACCGACCGGGCCGTGATACTTTCTACCCATATCTTAACCGAAGTGCAGTACTTGTGCCGGGACATTGTGATGATTGAAAGCGGAAGGATCGTTTTTGCAGATACCATGGAAGCCTTTGACAATTATATTGCGCCGCACAGCATGTTGGTTGTAATGGAGAATGCGCCCCCGGCAGAAGCCTTTCAGGCCATTGAGGGCATTACCAGAGTGGAATACCTGACTGAAAAACAGCTGAGAATCTATTTCAACGGAGACAAAGGAATTGCTGAAACCCTCGTATTGGAAAGTGCAAGACGAAACTGGCGATTACGTGAATTGAATATGGAAAAGAATTCATTAGATGAAACCTTCGCCCAGTTATCCAGGATCTCTAACTAA
- a CDS encoding sterol desaturase family protein, with the protein METIIVTFFRIFSLSAVRYFLIAGIPFFLFYRLLAPRLSQSKIQARLASKKDFVREIWHSMQSTLVFTVIVVVILLTPLRKYTLLYDNLSDYPLWYIPVSLVISLVIHDTYFYWMHRLLHHKILFKTVHLVHHKSTNPSPWASYSFHLLEAIPEGLVLLLIVFLIPMHQISIFLFVVTGFTINVYGHLGYELAPRWFRGTVLFQVFNTSVHHNLHHSKFKGNYGLYFRIWDRIMGTEHPDYVGDYDRIQHQRFGIHSAAEQSKAQQIFTK; encoded by the coding sequence ATGGAAACGATTATAGTAACTTTTTTCAGAATATTCAGTCTGTCAGCCGTTCGATATTTTCTAATTGCAGGGATTCCCTTTTTCCTCTTTTACCGGTTGCTGGCTCCGAGGCTATCCCAATCTAAAATTCAGGCACGCCTGGCCTCAAAGAAAGATTTTGTCCGTGAAATTTGGCACTCCATGCAAAGCACGCTTGTTTTTACGGTTATTGTTGTCGTAATTCTTTTAACCCCTTTGCGTAAATACACGCTTCTATATGATAACCTTAGCGATTATCCCCTTTGGTACATCCCGGTAAGCCTGGTAATCAGTTTGGTCATCCACGACACCTATTTTTACTGGATGCACCGTTTACTGCATCATAAAATACTGTTTAAAACGGTACATCTTGTTCATCACAAGAGTACAAATCCATCTCCTTGGGCTTCGTACAGTTTTCACCTTTTGGAAGCTATTCCTGAAGGCCTGGTGCTATTGCTGATTGTTTTTTTAATTCCTATGCATCAGATCAGCATCTTTCTTTTCGTTGTTACTGGTTTCACGATCAATGTGTACGGCCATCTTGGATATGAGTTGGCTCCAAGATGGTTTCGCGGCACTGTACTGTTTCAGGTCTTCAACACTTCCGTACATCATAACTTACACCATAGCAAGTTTAAAGGGAATTATGGTTTGTATTTTAGAATCTGGGACAGAATAATGGGCACGGAACATCCTGATTATGTAGGTGATTATGATCGTATACAGCATCAGCGTTTTGGAATTCATTCCGCAGCAGAACAAAGTAAGGCTCAGCAGATTTTTACCAAATAA
- a CDS encoding Gldg family protein, whose protein sequence is MKKIIQIARLELSLLFYSPIAWLLIIVFFIQMTHAFIPGIASMQYLQQLIGDNGFLTSRLFTTATGTTLGILYTILGSLYLYTPLITMGLISREISSGSIKLLYSSPVKIREIIYGKFLAMLIYNLVIILLVSGLFFIVGATVVDHFDYPHVLVAMLSCFLLLSAYTAVGIFMSSLTSYQIVAALGTFGVLAFMSYIGGFGQGIDFVRDLTNSLSMPSRAERMVSGLLNSRDVIYYVVISGIFLSFTIARLELLRASRSVFYQTSRYFAIIVIGLAVAYLSSRQAVIVYYDATETKVNTIVKPVQDVLKKMGDEPVEVTAYINGLHQSYHIGAPVQRLYGIAKWEPYLRFKGNINLHWVYYYDVLDPQFYAANPGKSIKALFKEVAKSGDMDTSRFLSPAQIRKQVDLRGEGDRMVMQLKYKGKSTFLRTFDDGDGWPEEAGIAAALKRLVVTPPKVVFATDVYQRRVDKIGDRDYQLLFNNKLAKTSLINMGFDIDSVSLEHGIIPKDIAVLVIGDPRAALSPAALTNLRSYIQMGGNVFIAGEPGKQAVVAPLLDSLGVEMLSGTLVQRSRDYSYGLVTPRLTSAAVLMSPALKKPFEEKAAVSMSGAAALKDKHEGVFKVEPILMTDANTSWIKRGSFVLDSAALVFDKKTGDEQGAFATALLLSRKINHKEQRIMVSGDADFFSNRELTRGNLETANSSVAISIFSWFSNAEFPIDMSRPAPKDTHLKLNKAGVKTLKVMYYAVIPGAIILLGMVLLIRRKRK, encoded by the coding sequence ATGAAAAAAATCATACAAATAGCAAGGCTGGAACTTAGCCTGCTATTTTATTCGCCTATTGCCTGGCTGCTGATCATTGTATTCTTTATTCAAATGACACATGCATTTATACCTGGAATAGCATCAATGCAGTATCTGCAGCAACTTATTGGAGATAATGGCTTTTTAACGAGCCGGCTGTTTACCACTGCTACAGGAACAACCCTGGGCATCCTTTACACCATCCTTGGCAGTTTATATTTATATACGCCATTAATCACCATGGGACTCATCAGCAGGGAGATCAGTAGTGGGAGCATTAAACTTTTATATTCTTCTCCGGTAAAAATCCGGGAGATCATTTATGGAAAGTTTTTGGCCATGCTTATCTACAATCTGGTGATCATACTGTTGGTATCAGGGCTTTTCTTCATCGTGGGGGCCACGGTGGTCGATCATTTCGACTATCCGCATGTATTGGTAGCCATGTTATCCTGCTTTTTGCTTTTAAGTGCCTACACAGCGGTTGGGATTTTTATGTCCAGTCTCACCAGTTATCAGATCGTTGCAGCTCTGGGCACTTTTGGTGTACTGGCCTTTATGAGCTACATCGGAGGTTTCGGGCAAGGCATAGACTTTGTCCGCGATTTGACCAATAGCCTTTCCATGCCCAGCCGGGCCGAGCGTATGGTATCGGGATTGCTGAACAGCAGAGATGTAATTTATTATGTCGTGATCTCCGGAATTTTTTTATCATTTACCATTGCAAGATTAGAACTACTGCGCGCTTCAAGGTCTGTTTTTTACCAGACCAGCAGATACTTTGCGATTATTGTAATAGGGCTTGCGGTTGCTTATTTAAGTTCACGCCAGGCGGTAATCGTGTATTATGATGCCACTGAAACTAAGGTTAATACCATTGTAAAGCCCGTGCAGGATGTTTTAAAGAAAATGGGAGATGAGCCGGTAGAAGTGACAGCCTATATTAACGGACTGCACCAAAGTTATCATATCGGTGCTCCGGTTCAACGGCTTTATGGCATTGCCAAATGGGAGCCTTATCTGCGTTTTAAAGGAAATATCAATCTGCACTGGGTCTACTATTATGATGTTCTCGACCCACAGTTTTACGCTGCTAATCCCGGAAAAAGTATAAAAGCCCTCTTTAAAGAAGTAGCGAAATCAGGAGATATGGATACCAGCCGCTTTTTAAGCCCCGCGCAAATCCGTAAGCAGGTTGACCTTCGCGGGGAAGGCGACCGGATGGTGATGCAATTGAAATACAAAGGTAAATCAACCTTTTTACGAACTTTTGATGATGGTGACGGCTGGCCAGAGGAGGCAGGAATTGCAGCTGCTTTGAAACGCCTGGTGGTAACACCACCTAAGGTTGTTTTTGCAACGGATGTCTACCAGCGTAGGGTGGATAAAATTGGCGACCGCGATTATCAATTGCTTTTTAATAATAAGCTCGCCAAAACCTCACTCATTAATATGGGTTTCGATATTGACAGTGTTTCTTTGGAGCATGGCATAATCCCGAAAGATATCGCTGTATTGGTAATTGGTGATCCACGGGCTGCATTAAGTCCGGCAGCGCTCACCAATCTGCGTAGTTATATTCAAATGGGTGGTAATGTATTCATTGCCGGTGAACCCGGCAAACAGGCCGTTGTAGCCCCGTTGTTGGATTCGCTGGGCGTTGAAATGCTCAGTGGAACCCTGGTACAGCGTAGCAGGGATTATTCTTATGGCCTGGTTACCCCACGGCTAACCTCCGCAGCAGTTCTAATGTCGCCAGCCCTTAAAAAACCTTTTGAAGAAAAAGCAGCGGTTTCTATGTCCGGTGCTGCAGCTTTAAAGGATAAACATGAGGGTGTTTTTAAGGTTGAGCCAATTTTAATGACCGATGCCAACACAAGCTGGATCAAAAGAGGATCATTTGTACTGGATTCTGCTGCACTGGTCTTTGATAAAAAGACGGGCGATGAGCAGGGTGCTTTTGCAACTGCACTGCTGCTAAGCCGCAAAATTAATCACAAAGAACAGCGGATCATGGTTTCAGGCGATGCCGATTTTTTTAGTAATAGGGAACTAACCAGGGGAAATCTGGAAACGGCAAATTCCTCCGTTGCGATCAGCATATTCAGCTGGTTTTCCAATGCAGAATTTCCGATAGATATGAGCCGCCCCGCTCCTAAGGATACACATCTGAAACTGAACAAAGCGGGGGTGAAAACTTTAAAAGTCATGTATTATGCGGTCATCCCCGGTGCAATCATTTTGCTTGGCATGGTGCTTTTGATCCGCAGAAAACGAAAATAA